The Vibrio rhizosphaerae genome contains the following window.
AGGGAAAGCACTCTTTATGGCGTTTGAATCACGAGGTAAGCCCAAAGGCGTGATGTTCCACAGCGACCAAGGAAGTCATTACACCAGTCGTTCTTATCGGCAACTGTTGTGGCGTTATCAAATCAAGCAAAGCTTATCTAGGCGAGGTAATTGTTGGGACAATAGCCCGATGGAGCGGTTCTTCAGAAGTCTAAAGACAGAATGGATACCGGTGTCGGGTTATAGGAGTTTTAGCGAAGCAAGACAGCATATAACTCGTTACATCACAGGTTATTACAGCCAACTTAGGCCCCATCAATATAATGGTGGGCTGACACCCAATGAGTCTGAACGACTGTATTGGAAAAACTCTAAAACCGTGGCCAATTTTAGTTGACCACTACACCTGAATTATTCGCTCGGCTGGGAGCTTTAAAAGGCAGGCCTTCCCATGAGCTTTACCCCATGAACTGGAAGACTAAACCGGGATTGACCCGGTTATTGCGGCATGTCCGGTGAAAACACAGAGTCATGACTATTTCGCAAAAATAATATGATACTAAGTTTTATTTAACTGCTTTCTTATTTAATTTGATATGTTTAATATTGCGACGCTTACACATATTTATATAGGAAATTTGTTAAATGAAACTAAAAACTCTGTTGGCTGTTTTTTCTGCTCTGGCACTGTTGTTCGGTGTGGTCGGGCAGAGTTCCGCGGTGACTTTCTCTGGTACTTTTTATGCCAGCCAGTCATGTCCGGCTTATCAATCAAAAAACAAGAAAACCAATCCTGGGAACATCTATCTGGTTTCCGGGCAGTCTTACCAAATTCGTGAGGCGAATAAAAATGACGCCACCTGGTACCGGGTGGTGGTTGACAATGCTAATCCACAGTTGCGTTGGGCCTCTGCCAGTTGTGGTGAGGTAAAAGGTGGTGATTCTTCTTCATCGGGTAGCTCGGGTTCTGGCAGCTGTTCAACGGCGGGTCAGGAAGACAGTTATGTCTTGGCACTCAGCTGGCAGCCAGCTTTCTGTGAAACACACACGTCAAAGCCTGAATGTAAGGTCACGGATTCCAGCGCTTATCAGGCCGGAAACTTTACCCTGCATGGTTTATGGCCGAATAAAGCCTCCTGTGGCACAAGTTACGGATTCTGTGGCAGTTACTCTCACTCGGTGAGTCCTTTCTGCAGCTATGATGCGGTTCCGATGTCATCATCGACGCTGGCATTACTGGGACAATATATGCCAAGTGCAGCCTATGGTTCTTGTTTACAACGTCATGAATGGTACAAGCACGGTACCTGCCAGACGCAAAGAAACGCGGATGAATATTTTAAAACTGCGATTCGTCTGCAAAAAGAATTTAACCAGAATGTCGCTTATTTCATGCAGGAGCATCTCGGTAAATCTGTCTCCACGCAGGACTTTTTTGATGTTGTGGATCAGGCGTTTTTCGACGGAGCGCATAAACGGTTACAGATTTCATGTAAGAACAGCAAATTAGTGGATGTCTATATTAATTTGCCGAAACAACTGGATGAAAATGCTTCCCTTGAAAGCTTAATGATGGATGCTGATCCGAAGTTTTCTAACCAATGTGGCAGCCGCTTCACTGTGGATGAAATTGGCTTTTAATCATCCGTTCTGACTGATAAAAAAGAAGGCGGCTTTCCCGCCTCTTTCTTGTGATTACATTGGTATAAAACCCGGTTCAATCCGGGTTTTATTTTTTGAAATCTATACCATAAATCAATGTTGCAGCATGAGAATACATTGATGTGAAGTGTCTCGGGAAAAGGCCGCGACATTGATTTAAACCGGTGAAAATCCATAGACTTTTGCACGACACCCCGCCACACTAGAGCCATATTGGCTAACTGATTCAAATCATTCAGATATGAAGACTTCTCTCGATCATCTCCCTGAACGTAAACAGCACGAGCTTGCGCTGATTTCAACCATTCTGCGCGATACGCTGGAAGAATACATCGTTGGCAAGCAGGGGAGTAAAGCCGAGTTCCGGATCCTGAAAATCATTCTGTTCGGCAGCCACGCCAAAGGCGGCTGGGTGAGCGATATTCCCAACGGCTATGTCAGTGACTACGACATTCTGGTGATCGTCAACAAACCCTCGCTGGTGGATGAGGATCTTGTCTGGCGCAGGGCCGAAGAGCAGATTGACCGCAAAGTCAAAAGCGCACCGCTGGGTCTGATTGTGCATACTTTGGAAGAAGTGAATGAACAGCTCAGACAAGGTCACTATTTTTTCAAGGATATTCGCGAAGAGGGGATCGAAATCTTTGCTGCGACACCGAAAGAACTGGCCGAACCGGGGGATCTGAGTGATGAAGAACGTCGTCAAATTGCCCAAGGGCACTATGATTACTGGTTTGAAAGTGCACAGCAGTTTTTTCATTTCTTTGGTCAGGCTCTTTCTGATAAGAAATGGCTGAGCAATGCAGCATTTCAACTCCACCAATCCACAGAGCGATTGTTCGCCTGTACCTTACTGGTTCTGAGTAACTACCTACCCAAAACCCACAATATCGAAAAGCTGAAAAAATACTGTGCCGAGCAAGATCTTGCTTTCGTTGATATTTTCCCGATGGACGACAAATTCCACCGCCGCAGCTTTCGCCGCCTGCAACGCGCCTACATTGACGCCCGTTACTCGATGCATTACGAAATCACCGAAGAAGAATTGGTGTATCTGCAAGGCGAAGTGGAGAAGCTGAAAGGACTGGTGGAGAAGGTTTGTTTGGCGAGGCTTGGGGGGTAATTCCACTTAAATAGCATAACTAAGTATGAATAGCCACCGACTTGATAGACACCTTTTAGTTAGACAAAATGACTAATAGAGAGGTGCTTATGAGCAGCAAAAGATATCCAGAAGAATTTAAAATTGAAGCGGTAATACAGGTCACGGAAAAAGCTCATAGTATGGTTGATGTCGCCAATCGCTTAGGAACAACTACCCATAGTCTTTATGCTTGGGTGAAGCGCTATGGCCCCGACTCCTCTCAACACCAAGCTCAATCTGATGAAAATGCCGAAATTCGTAGGCTTCGAAAAGAACTGCAAAGAGTCACCGAAGATCGAGATATACTAAAAAAGCGCTGAACAAGGCTGACCACATCCAGCTGAAATATCAGACTGCATGACACGCATGATTTTGTTCATTAAAACTATTTTTAATTCTTCACATGAAACCGGGCAGCGGACTAGGATATCATCACGATTGAGAAATATGTTCAAAGCCGGGGGAGCATCGTGATAAAAAATATGACCTACCTTAGCAAAAGGTCTTATTACTTTAAGCTGGTCGTGACCATTAATATTATTTGCTTTGTCGGTTTAGTGCTTGTTGCCCTGAATCTCTATAATCGAAATTTCACAGAAAATCTTCACCAATTGAAAAACTATGGGTTATCTCAAGCAAGAGTGATTGCCCATGACCCGTTATTGTCTGAGCAGGTATTCAAAAAAAATATCGGACAACTGAGCGCGATGGCGCAAAAGTATCAATGGGGGGGTGAAATTGAGTACATCTCTATCTCAAACACGCAGGGGATCCGGTTATTTCATAGTAAAGGCTATGGCATCGGTGAGAAAATTCATTCGAATAAAATTGATGAGATTGCGCAGGGAAAAGAGATTTCAGATGTCAGTCAGGGATTTTATGGTCGGGTATTAGTCAAAGCCCGGGTACCGATTTTTTATCATGGCCAGTTTATCGGCATTGTTTCTACTGGTATCTCTTATCCTAAATTCATCGAAAAACAGAAAAAAGATCTCAATGAAATGGCGATGTTATTTATTGCTGCCTGGTTTATTAATCTGGGGGTGAGTTATTTATTAATCCGCAGTTTACGTTACCGATTAAACTTAATGACTCCCGAGCAGATAGAAAAAGGCTTTGTCTACCGTCAGTATATTCTTGATTCCGTTTATGAGGGGATTGTCGCTGTCAACAAAGACGATCATGTCGTTTTGATTAATGATGCTGCAATGGCATATCTGGACATTCTTGACGAGGATATTCGGGGGAAACCTATTGCCGATTATATTTTTAATACGGACTTTTTTAGCAGTCAAAGTCTTGAAGAGTTGAAAGATGAGACCATTCTTTGCAATGGGCATTCTCTGATTGCGACCCGTAAACCCATCTACGACAAACAGGGGAATGAGCTTGGCTTAGTGGTGAGTTTTCGTATTAATACGATGAAAGATGAACTGGAAAACAAAATGAACCAGTTTGCGAAGGATAAAGACAATCTCAGAGCGATCATTCATGAATTTAATAACCAGATGTCGGTGATTTATGGCTTACTGGAGATGAAACGCTATGACAGTGTATTGCAATACATTGATACGGAATTTGCGACCCGCCAGAATGATGTCCGTGAAATCTCAAAAATGTTGCCGGTGCCTGATCTTGCGGCGATGTTCCTGAGTAAAAAAGTCCGGGCGAAAGAGTTGAATATTTCGCTTGAAATCGATCCGATGAGTCGTATTGACAGTAAGTTGTTACCGATCAATATACAGGATGTCACTTGCATTATCGGTAATTTAATTAGTAATGCATTTGAGGCGGTCGTCAGTAGTCACGCTGCGCAACGGGTTGTCAGTGTGTATGTTTATCAGAGTGATGAATTCATTATTGAAGTCGCAGATAGTGGAGGCGGGGTTGCTGAAGAAGATGCAGACAAAATTTTTGAGCGAGGTGTCACTTCGAAGGCGGGTGATAATCATGGTATTGGTCTGCATTTGGTAAAAACACTGGTTGAGCAGGCCGACGGGCGAATTGTTATTGAAGA
Protein-coding sequences here:
- a CDS encoding ribonuclease T2 family protein — its product is MKLKTLLAVFSALALLFGVVGQSSAVTFSGTFYASQSCPAYQSKNKKTNPGNIYLVSGQSYQIREANKNDATWYRVVVDNANPQLRWASASCGEVKGGDSSSSGSSGSGSCSTAGQEDSYVLALSWQPAFCETHTSKPECKVTDSSAYQAGNFTLHGLWPNKASCGTSYGFCGSYSHSVSPFCSYDAVPMSSSTLALLGQYMPSAAYGSCLQRHEWYKHGTCQTQRNADEYFKTAIRLQKEFNQNVAYFMQEHLGKSVSTQDFFDVVDQAFFDGAHKRLQISCKNSKLVDVYINLPKQLDENASLESLMMDADPKFSNQCGSRFTVDEIGF
- a CDS encoding HEPN domain-containing protein, with the translated sequence MKTSLDHLPERKQHELALISTILRDTLEEYIVGKQGSKAEFRILKIILFGSHAKGGWVSDIPNGYVSDYDILVIVNKPSLVDEDLVWRRAEEQIDRKVKSAPLGLIVHTLEEVNEQLRQGHYFFKDIREEGIEIFAATPKELAEPGDLSDEERRQIAQGHYDYWFESAQQFFHFFGQALSDKKWLSNAAFQLHQSTERLFACTLLVLSNYLPKTHNIEKLKKYCAEQDLAFVDIFPMDDKFHRRSFRRLQRAYIDARYSMHYEITEEELVYLQGEVEKLKGLVEKVCLARLGG
- a CDS encoding sensor histidine kinase, with the translated sequence MTYLSKRSYYFKLVVTINIICFVGLVLVALNLYNRNFTENLHQLKNYGLSQARVIAHDPLLSEQVFKKNIGQLSAMAQKYQWGGEIEYISISNTQGIRLFHSKGYGIGEKIHSNKIDEIAQGKEISDVSQGFYGRVLVKARVPIFYHGQFIGIVSTGISYPKFIEKQKKDLNEMAMLFIAAWFINLGVSYLLIRSLRYRLNLMTPEQIEKGFVYRQYILDSVYEGIVAVNKDDHVVLINDAAMAYLDILDEDIRGKPIADYIFNTDFFSSQSLEELKDETILCNGHSLIATRKPIYDKQGNELGLVVSFRINTMKDELENKMNQFAKDKDNLRAIIHEFNNQMSVIYGLLEMKRYDSVLQYIDTEFATRQNDVREISKMLPVPDLAAMFLSKKVRAKELNISLEIDPMSRIDSKLLPINIQDVTCIIGNLISNAFEAVVSSHAAQRVVSVYVYQSDEFIIEVADSGGGVAEEDADKIFERGVTSKAGDNHGIGLHLVKTLVEQADGRIVIEESDFGGALFMVFIPLNIGSISSQSTYSEIHSLTDA